Proteins found in one Chlamydia sp. 04-14 genomic segment:
- the dnaN gene encoding DNA polymerase III subunit beta, which yields MKFVVSRNELGNLIKKIQSVVPQNTPIPVLTHVLIETCNDELVFTATDLTVSTRCVAQAKVYESGAISIPSKRFFQLVKELTEANLEISATTGEMAKITSGSSCFRLLSMGKEDFPMLPDIQNSVRFTLPAEQLREMLQRTSFAVSREESRYVLTGVLLTIANGIVTVVGTDGKRLAKTDLEISLDKSFSGDYIIPIKAVEEIIKLCSEDSEATIFLDQAKIAVECGNTLLITKLLSGEFPDFSPVISTESSVQLDLHREELITLLKQVALFTNESSHSVKFTFTPGELTLTANCTKVGEGKVSMAVNYSGELLEIAFNPFFFLDILKHSKDELVRLGISDSYNPGIITDSTRSLFVIMPMRLHDD from the coding sequence ATGAAGTTCGTCGTATCCCGAAATGAGTTAGGAAATCTTATAAAAAAAATCCAAAGCGTTGTTCCTCAAAATACTCCTATTCCTGTGCTCACCCATGTACTTATCGAAACATGTAACGATGAGCTTGTCTTTACCGCTACAGATCTTACGGTAAGCACCCGATGCGTAGCCCAGGCAAAGGTCTATGAATCAGGCGCGATTTCCATTCCTTCTAAAAGATTTTTTCAACTAGTAAAAGAATTAACAGAGGCTAATCTTGAAATCTCCGCAACTACCGGAGAAATGGCAAAGATTACCTCAGGATCTTCTTGTTTCCGTCTACTTAGCATGGGCAAAGAAGACTTCCCTATGCTCCCTGACATCCAAAATTCTGTACGATTTACTCTCCCTGCAGAACAGCTTAGAGAGATGTTACAACGTACATCTTTCGCCGTTTCTCGAGAAGAAAGCCGTTATGTTCTTACGGGAGTTTTATTAACCATTGCTAATGGTATTGTTACTGTAGTAGGTACTGACGGAAAACGACTAGCAAAAACTGATCTGGAGATCTCTTTAGATAAAAGCTTTTCTGGCGATTATATCATTCCTATTAAAGCCGTTGAAGAAATTATTAAACTCTGTTCTGAAGATTCCGAAGCTACTATCTTCTTAGATCAGGCAAAAATTGCTGTGGAGTGCGGTAACACATTATTAATTACCAAACTACTTTCTGGGGAATTTCCCGATTTTTCTCCAGTAATCTCTACGGAAAGTAGTGTGCAATTAGATCTTCATAGAGAAGAGTTAATTACCTTATTAAAACAGGTAGCGTTGTTTACTAATGAATCTTCGCATTCCGTAAAGTTTACCTTTACTCCCGGGGAGCTCACTTTAACAGCAAACTGTACAAAAGTTGGTGAGGGTAAGGTTAGTATGGCGGTAAACTATTCTGGAGAGCTATTAGAAATTGCCTTCAATCCTTTCTTCTTCCTCGATATCTTAAAGCATAGTAAAGATGAGTTAGTACGCTTAGGCATTTCAGATTCTTATAATCCAGGAATCATTACTGATTCTACTCGTAGCCTATTCGTTATTATGCCAATGAGATTGCATGATGATTAA
- the folD gene encoding bifunctional methylenetetrahydrofolate dehydrogenase/methenyltetrahydrofolate cyclohydrolase FolD encodes MLLKGSPVAERVLEKIKQEISNSPTPPGLAVVLIGNDPASEVYVGMKVKKATDLGMISKAHRLPSDATLTDILKLINRLNNDPTIHGILVQIPLPKHLDTNAVIQAIAPEKDVDGLHPINMGKLLLGQLGGFAPCTPAGIIELLNYYEIPLLGRHVAVVGRSNIVGKPLAAMLMQKHPSTNATVTLLHSQSQNLTEILKTADIIIAAVGVPLFIKENMVSPHTIVVDVGTSRVTANNDKGYTLVGDVDFNNVVAKCKAISPVPGGVGPMTVAMLMKNTWESYKKSSF; translated from the coding sequence ATGTTATTAAAAGGTTCACCCGTTGCCGAGCGGGTCTTAGAAAAAATCAAACAGGAAATCTCTAATAGCCCAACACCTCCCGGTCTTGCAGTGGTGCTCATCGGTAATGATCCAGCATCTGAGGTTTATGTTGGAATGAAGGTAAAAAAAGCTACAGATCTGGGCATGATATCCAAAGCTCATAGATTACCTTCTGACGCTACTCTTACCGACATTCTTAAGCTTATTAACAGATTAAACAACGATCCCACTATCCATGGTATCTTAGTACAAATTCCCTTGCCCAAACATTTAGATACAAATGCTGTGATTCAAGCTATTGCTCCCGAAAAGGATGTGGATGGTCTCCACCCTATTAATATGGGAAAACTGCTTTTAGGACAGTTGGGAGGATTTGCTCCATGCACACCCGCGGGCATTATTGAATTACTGAATTACTATGAGATTCCTCTTCTTGGACGTCACGTTGCCGTTGTTGGAAGAAGCAATATTGTTGGCAAGCCTTTAGCTGCTATGTTAATGCAAAAACATCCCTCAACAAATGCTACAGTCACCTTGCTTCATAGCCAATCACAAAATCTTACTGAGATTCTAAAAACAGCGGATATTATCATTGCAGCTGTAGGTGTACCTTTATTTATTAAAGAAAATATGGTCTCTCCTCACACTATTGTTGTTGACGTAGGTACATCACGAGTAACAGCAAATAATGATAAGGGTTACACTTTAGTTGGCGATGTCGATTTCAATAATGTTGTTGCCAAATGCAAAGCAATTTCTCCGGTACCCGGAGGTGTAGGACCTATGACAGTGGCAATGTTGATGAAAAATACATGGGAAAGTTACAAAAAATCTTCTTTCTAG
- the smpB gene encoding SsrA-binding protein SmpB yields MASKEIVSNRKALRNYEVLDTLEAGVVLTGTEIKSLRDHGGNLGDAYVAISKGEAWLLNASIAPYRFGNIYNHEERRKRKLLLHRYEIRKLEGKVAQKGVTIIPLGMFLSRGYVKIRLGCCRGKKAHDKRQTIIAREKQREVESAMKRYR; encoded by the coding sequence ATGGCCAGTAAGGAAATTGTTTCTAACCGCAAAGCCTTACGTAATTATGAGGTTTTGGATACTTTAGAAGCTGGGGTTGTACTTACCGGAACCGAGATAAAGTCATTACGTGATCACGGTGGGAACCTCGGTGATGCCTATGTGGCTATTTCTAAGGGGGAGGCGTGGCTATTGAATGCCAGCATTGCTCCCTATCGTTTTGGTAATATCTATAATCATGAGGAACGGAGAAAGCGCAAGCTTCTTCTTCATAGATATGAGATTCGAAAATTAGAGGGTAAGGTAGCTCAAAAGGGAGTAACAATCATTCCATTAGGGATGTTTCTTTCTCGTGGATATGTAAAAATTCGTCTTGGATGTTGTCGTGGTAAGAAAGCTCACGATAAGCGACAAACGATCATAGCGCGGGAGAAACAACGAGAAGTAGAATCTGCTATGAAGCGTTATCGTTGA
- a CDS encoding FAD:protein FMN transferase, producing MGKLQKIFFLVLFSWILSGCSTPKLTTLEGEKMTMPYRIIIGKHLSHQETEQLKKEIDTVFHVIDTVYNNWNGESELSKINRAPAGVAIPLSKELCDFLEMVDRFYRISGGRFDPTLGPLKTLWLLHLKQHSIPNEQVWKSYYEHSGWKHIDLDITNQTLTKKHSDLQLDLCGAVKGFAVDCLLETCQSFCFDSYAEWGGEIKISGRHPSGRPWRIASSATSEIIELKNTAVATSGNYHQQWSVDGKTYTHILDPHTGKPLELHNYPIVSATVIHPSCAFADAMATVLMTFSTKTEALTWAKENHIEVFINDNAS from the coding sequence ATGGGAAAGTTACAAAAAATCTTCTTTCTAGTTCTATTCTCCTGGATTCTTAGTGGATGCAGCACTCCCAAGCTTACGACTTTGGAGGGAGAAAAAATGACAATGCCCTACCGTATTATCATAGGAAAGCATCTATCACATCAAGAAACCGAACAGTTAAAAAAAGAAATCGACACAGTCTTTCATGTTATTGATACTGTATACAATAACTGGAATGGAGAATCGGAACTTTCAAAAATTAATCGTGCACCTGCGGGAGTGGCTATTCCTCTATCTAAGGAATTATGTGATTTCTTAGAGATGGTAGACAGATTTTACCGTATATCTGGTGGAAGATTTGATCCTACTTTAGGACCGTTAAAAACTCTTTGGCTGTTACATCTTAAACAACATTCGATCCCTAATGAACAAGTATGGAAATCTTATTACGAACATTCAGGATGGAAACATATTGATCTTGATATAACCAACCAAACACTTACCAAAAAACACTCTGATTTACAACTTGATCTCTGTGGTGCAGTAAAAGGATTTGCTGTCGATTGTTTATTAGAAACTTGCCAGAGCTTTTGTTTTGATAGCTATGCAGAGTGGGGAGGAGAAATTAAAATTTCAGGACGCCATCCCTCAGGAAGGCCCTGGCGTATCGCTTCTTCCGCGACATCCGAAATCATAGAACTAAAAAATACCGCGGTTGCTACAAGCGGAAATTATCATCAACAATGGTCTGTAGATGGAAAAACCTATACACATATCTTAGATCCTCATACAGGAAAACCTTTAGAACTACACAACTATCCTATAGTATCTGCAACCGTTATTCATCCGAGTTGTGCGTTTGCTGACGCCATGGCTACAGTACTCATGACCTTCTCTACAAAAACAGAAGCTTTGACTTGGGCAAAAGAAAATCACATCGAAGTATTTATCAACGATAACGCTTCATAG